A stretch of the Thermodesulfovibrionales bacterium genome encodes the following:
- a CDS encoding FmdB family zinc ribbon protein, which translates to METYEYLCLACKRLYVLRASAEKCDEGKECPHCKSRDVVQLGVSSLFGLSGG; encoded by the coding sequence ATGGAGACCTACGAATACCTCTGTCTTGCGTGCAAAAGGCTCTATGTCCTCCGCGCGTCAGCGGAAAAGTGTGATGAAGGCAAAGAGTGCCCTCATTGCAAGAGCAGGGACGTCGTTCAGCTCGGCGTTTCAAGTCTCTTCGGTTTATCGGGCGGTTGA
- a CDS encoding FixH family protein, translating to MMRKFVVVTMVVFLFAGIAYGKDYEVKKKAGGYDVEVTIDKNPPVVGDNNVKIEIKDASGKYVTDAKVVVDYSMPAMPGMPAMNYKADAEVKGNEYRAKMNLSMSGSWNVAIKVNKGGKTSTMKFTVDAK from the coding sequence ATGATGCGGAAATTCGTTGTCGTTACTATGGTCGTTTTTTTGTTTGCAGGCATTGCCTATGGCAAGGACTACGAGGTGAAGAAGAAGGCAGGGGGGTATGACGTGGAGGTCACGATCGATAAGAACCCGCCTGTGGTGGGTGACAATAATGTGAAGATCGAGATCAAGGACGCCTCAGGAAAGTACGTAACGGACGCCAAGGTGGTTGTGGATTATAGCATGCCTGCAATGCCCGGCATGCCGGCCATGAATTATAAGGCAGACGCTGAAGTGAAGGGGAATGAGTATAGGGCGAAGATGAATCTTTCGATGTCCGGCTCCTGGAACGTTGCGATAAAGGTCAATAAAGGCGGGAAGACGTCGACCATGAAATTCACCGTAGACGCGAAATGA